In the Sandaracinus amylolyticus genome, GGCGGAGCGTCCTAGCGCTTGCCTCGCCGCAGCCGCGCCACGATCACCTGCGACTCGCCGTCGACGCTGAGCGGGCCGCGCGCGAAGTCACCCCAGCGCTCGATCATCTCGAAGCCGTTGTAGTGCAGCAACGCCTCGAGCTCGGCCGGGAAGAACTGCCGGTGCGCGAGCGGGAGCACCCGCAGATCGCCGGGATCGTCGGGGTTGCGCAGCACCGACGTGACCATCTGGATCTGGGTGGCGGGATCGAACTGGAACTGCTCGCCGTACTCCCACTTCCGTCCGTCGTTCGGATCGACGATCGGACGGGCGCGATACTGGCGATGCGGATCGCGCACGAACGCGCGGAAGTCCGGCATCAGCACGTCGAACACGAGGCGCCCGTCGCGCGGCATCAGGTGCGCGCGACACGTCGCGAGCGCGGCCTCCACGTCCTCCCGACGATAGAGGTGCATGAACACGTTGAACGGCGCGATCACGAGCCGGAACTTCCGCCGGAGCCGCAGCGAGAGCAGATCGCCCTTCA is a window encoding:
- a CDS encoding class I SAM-dependent methyltransferase, with the translated sequence MKREGPSEHALRHGSESHYVDARLYDHTYARRKHDVRFYVEMAREIGGPVLELGAGSGRVAIAIAREGIDVVAVDRMDSMLERFRQRLTRQPIAARERVSIVKGDLLSLRLRRKFRLVIAPFNVFMHLYRREDVEAALATCRAHLMPRDGRLVFDVLMPDFRAFVRDPHRQYRARPIVDPNDGRKWEYGEQFQFDPATQIQMVTSVLRNPDDPGDLRVLPLAHRQFFPAELEALLHYNGFEMIERWGDFARGPLSVDGESQVIVARLRRGKR